TATTGAATAATAAGTTTGACCTGAATTACATGATGTACAAAATCTTGTACTTATCCCCGTCATTATGATTCTAGtatagattttgaatttttggtttagaataattattaatataaaaagttcgataaatataagaaatttaGACCTGAGAAATGAGGAGAGAGTTACTCAAGAAGAAGGACATCGCACCTGACTGCAACCTCCGGGTAGCTGGCTCTTCAAAGTTTCCTCTCAAACATATCCTAAGCTCTCTCGCAACCAATTTATCCCCTTTGATCTTTGTCTTTTCTCTCATATCCTTAAAAACTTCTTCAGTACATGTTGTAAACACAACCTTGGATCGATTATGTGCATTAGGTAGCGGAATTTCAGATTTCAccgtatataaaataaatgataaactGCTGTTACaaataaaccatataaatactAAATTTCTTGTATGGAAAGTAACTGATTTAGAACACTTACCAAGATCAAATTTCTCCCAAACATCatcaagaaacaaaataaaccgTGTCTTAATATCTCAATGATCTTTGCagctttctctctttttttggtagaaaagatatatatatatatatattttttttggtagaaaatatatatatatatatatatattaaataaactttACATCTTAATTaaattcatataataaaatttacctCATTTACATAATTCCCTCGCAGGGAAAATATCGTATCAAACATTACTGGAGTGAAAGACGAAACAAGACCCAAAGTGTCATCATTCAGGTTGAAAGCGAAGAATGCCATCCTGACGATGGTTTTCGCTGGAGAAAATATGGTCAAAAGTTGTCACAAAGAATGCAAATCCAAGGTTATATATTTCGTTCACTTCAAAATTAGTCAGACATTTTtggaaaaatattatatatttattttggtaatCACAGGAGTTACTACAGATGCACATACACTGGGTGTAAGGTGACGAAGCATGTGGAGAGAAGCGTAGACAATGTGAATTTAGTGGTGGCTATGTACGATGGGATACATGAGCACGTTCCACCACCTGAACGCATAAGCAAATCCAGTACAAAGAATAAATCCGGTTCGCAATGTCTCAATATCCTAGCATGCAAACCCTTGTGTTAGGTATGCCGCCTTATTCCTCTTCGGCCTCTCAGCTTTTCCCTTCTGCCTTGGCCCCACAACTGAATGTGACAAGTTTACAGGTTGACAAGAATCATGGTGTTATGAACCGGAATGATGAACCGAATATTGATCCTGTGATACCCGACGGTACAGAGGTATCCGAGGGGATAAGGGAGCGACTATTTCGTAACTTTGGTATCGAACTTTAGATGGGCAAACATTAAccaaaagataaaaaagaaagatgtaaaccctttataattaataaatccTTATCTTATAGTTATAAATAATAATGACCAAAGATATACAAATCTTGTACTTATCCATTTCATTATGGTTTTAGTGCATATTACTCTTGAGTTGACCTATTTATTCTCCAATTGTTACAGTGTTACTGTGTTAGGATGGTTAATCCAGATAATAAACTATATGTATATGTGAACTATATAAATCAAACCGACATCCAGTGATACAGAAGAAAAACTAAACCCTGACTATAATCCAATTAAACAGATTGTTTACGCTCATGCTCATCCTCTTTTTAAGTGAGTATCACTTTTACTCTTGCCATTATATTAGCTTTTTGGAGCCAAGTTTCTCATGAGAAAGTTGGATTAAGAGTGTAGCAAACTTTAAATTGTAGGTCATATTAAATAATGAGAAGTGTACAAGTgagtataaatatatacaagtGTTTGATCATATCTCTCCAGCATTTGTTTGAGTAAATTTCAGGAGTTTCTTTAttgtttttactaatttttttaaagagagagaaaggaaaaacGAAACAAAGCATATCCTAAGCAAacaaatctcttttatttaggTAATCTAATCTCCAGGATTAAAAGTTAGCTTTCTGATTGTAATATATTAAAGTGGCCTAAACAACAAATGACCAGTCTTTGACTTGCTATTACCCATTGAAATAACAAAGACCAGAAGGATGATAAACCAAAGGAGTCAATTCCTATCCAAAAAGACTCAACCCATGGACGTTATAACAAGTATACCCAATGCAGCTATGAGAAGATACTGCAagaagaagattaaaaaaatgacACAGAGTGTTCATTGTGGATTGGACATAGAGTGAGAAAAGAGAATGTATTAACCTTGATGATAGGCTTTTCTGTCATGATTATAGTCACCCATCCAACATAAGGCAAGAAGCTGAAGCAGGCACAAAGGTAAAACCATTTATGACTAACTACAGCTTTTGGTTTACTTTACACACTATACACTTATGTGATTAAAGTAAATTAATTATCCTACACCACGACTCATTACATGATGTCGATGAAGCCAAAGCTGACCTTTAGCATAGAGAATTCTATCATGGTCAAGGTTATTGTCAcctgtaaacaataaaaatgaaaatgtaaATGGGCGTTGAATGATAACAATATGATAAACAACTCACACtcaattcaaataaataaaaccaGAACCTTTGGTCAAAACAACGATTTCTCCAGTACTTTCCCTTTCGTGAACCTGTAATGTAATGAACCCCCAAAGAATCAGAATCATCTAGGTGCTACAATCTAAGCACAGGGAGATGATAATGAGGAGATCTATAGAAAAAGTTACCTTAATGACACGATGGACAATTGGAATATCACGACCCTGAAAAGAGAAGCatgaataaaaatacaaatgaggTGAAAGGTTCATGCATAAgtaagcaaaacaaaaaatgagAAAGGGAAACTTGCATCAATATTGAAAACAACACTTTCGCCAGCTCGGATGGGGTCATTACTCATGTGCAAGAACAATATATCCCCCTACTAGGTATCATATTCACTATGAGTAAGTAGGGGATTCACTTCCAGTTACACATCAAAGCTTTCCATGTTATCAAAGCAGACGTCACAATCATCCCTACCAgacaaaaaataacatataccaAGAGATTAGGGTGTCAAGTGGGTTTCTAAATGGAGACGTTGATAgtataaactcaaataaaaccatgccaaaatattttaaacattgttataattttaaaataatcaaattacaaataattgactgaacttaattatttttaaccacaaactatttttatttgttttggaaTAAATACAATACGGGAAAAGAAAATCACAATTTTGAATAATATCGTTAGCTTTggtatttttttgataaaaccgGAATGAAATATACACCTTTCATAAGAAACCAAAAAGAAGTAAAAGGTAATTAAAACTTCTTTAAGAATTGAGAAAATTTGGATTAAGAAAGTTTGACCACATAAAATTGTTACCAAAATAAAATGGTTGAATTTTACTATAAGAAGACCACCTCCCTTCTATGCAACACATACAATACCTAGATTCCTTTAAAGAAGGCTTTTGTTTacatctataaataaattattcattactATCCAACTATTTAAAATCTCCCAGATTATATCACCTTTACTGCTTTACATTACATTACTTTGTATTCCAAATAGTTTTTCAGTTTTCAACGATCTTGTTTTTGTGTGGTTTTTGTTGACCTTTCAAGATTTTCACCCCAAAAAAATGAATGATTATGATGGAAACTTTATGGATGATTTGTCCCCACTGTCCAGTCCTCGCATAAGAGAGGCATTAGCAATGCTGGATCAAAACGAAAATGGTCTAAATCCGATCAGCAAGGCGTTCCCTCAAACCCACATATCACCTGATCCTCAGTCTGAACAAAGATCTGGTGGTCTCCGCAACAGAATGGTAGGATTTGATATTCCATCGCTCGAGATAGAGAGCATCAGTCCATTTGCTAATTCGTTCCGGAACCCGATTCTTGTTCCCTCTCCTATCCTCGTAATATCTCCAGGATTCAGTCTCTCTCCATTTTTGCAATCTCCAAATATGTTGTCTAACTCTTCTTCACAGGTAAGTAACAATGTCTTTAATAAGTCTAAGATTGATCTCTTACACGTGATATATATTATTgtctccaaaaataatattaatatatgattaaccTAACTGTTTATTGTCTTTGTGTAATTTATGTTTCCAGATTATCCCTCCGTGTCCAATCCCTAATGATGCGCCTCCTGAGACGGTGGAAAGTTCTGGTGATGCCCATGCAACAATGATTATATCCAACAACAATCTTCCTCATCAGCCAATCGACGTTGATCTGCCTACTCAAGGAGGTAATAGAGTTTCTAGTGTCTAGAGTTTGCTTCAGTTTAGATTTTCcgaatattaatatatttctttttacatGTAAAACAGGCTCTGATGATATTCCAATGGAAAAATCTGTTTATATCACATCTCATGAATCTAATGTTGATCCCACTGGTCCTCCTTTAGTCCCTTCTTTTGATTCTGATGTTGTTGCTGAAGCTGATTTTATGAACACTATCTCCCTTGAAAGTGGTAGCAAAGATAATGACAAGGACAGAGAATACAACCAAGAGGAAGACAAAGTCAAAGATCACAACGTTGTTATAGAACCTCCATCTCGAAAGAGAAAGTTCCAAGTCAACATTGAGTaatcaatatataataataataataaaactatatattaactcaatttataattgatatgtttaataataaaatttacctGAATTACATAATTCCTCGCAGGGAAAATATGGTATCAAACATTATTGGAGTCACAAGACCAAAAAACAAGACCCAAAGTGTCATAATTCAGGTTGAAAACGAAGAAAACCATCCTGACGATGGTTTTCGCTGGAGAAAATATGGTCAAAAAGTTGTCACAGGGAATCCAAATCCAAGGTTATATATTTCTTTCACTTCAAAATTAGTCAGGcattttgacaaaaaatattatatatttattttggtgtAAATGGTAATCGCCACTGGTAATCGCAGGAGTTACTACAGATGCACATACACTGGGTGTAAGGTGACGAAGCATGTGGAGAGAAGCGTAGACAATGTGAAGTTAGTGGTGGCTACATACGACGGGATACATGAGCACGTTCCACCACCTGAACGCATAAGCCAATCCAGTAGAAAGAATAAATCCGGTTCGTCTATGTCTCAAGATCCTAGCATGCAAACCCTTGGGTTAGGTATGCTGCATTCTTCCGTTTCGACCTCTCAGCTTTTGCCCTCTCCCTTGGCCCCACAAATGGATATGATGCAATACTATATGGATGGACTCTCTAAGCTTCCAAGTTTACCGGTTAACAGGAGTCATGGTGTTATGAACCAGAATGATGAACCAAAGATTGATCTTGTGATACCAGATGGTACAGAAGGTTTTCAAGGAGATAAGGAAGCGACTATTTCGTAACTGTGGTATCAACCTTTAGATGGGGAAAACATTAACcaaaagttaaaaaagaaagatgtaaaccgttttttaattattatatccTTATCTTATAGTTATAAACAATAATGAACAAAGATATACAAAAATCTTGTACTTATCCCTTTCATTATGGTTTTTAATGCATATTATTCTTGAGTTGACCTAATTATTTTCCAATAATGACAGTCTTATGTTAATCCagataataaattatatgaCATGTGAACTATATAAGTCAAACCGACATCCTGTTATACAGTAGAAAAACTAAACCGTGACAATTGTACAAACAGATTGTTTACGCTCAGGCTCATCCTCTTTTAAGTGAGTATCACTTTCACTATTGCTATTATAATTGCTTTTTGGGgccaagtttttttcttttaaaaaacttttttggAGCCAATTTTCTCATGAAAATTTTGGATTAAGAGTGTCAAAATTTAAATTGTACTTCTTATTAAATATGAGAAGTGAACAAGTGAATATAAATAtcacttatatattaattgatgatctttaaaaaaaatataatcttagtTTTGTACTAATTACAAAGTGATCTTGCTTATGTGTCACTCCCTTAAGCATTTTAATTGCTGATATGGTATCATTACAAAGAGTTTACCTAAACCTTAGTGTAATATAATTAAGCTCTAGCGTAATACATACGAATCAAATCATTTACTACCTAACTAGCTTAAGACCCGCGCAATTGCGTGGGAtgaaagttatatataaaaatatttgtttatgtattattatttatttgtattcatttacgtattatgtatataattaaattagagtaaacacgtaaatcaaaacaatacatcttgtttatttaggatatttttttgtaaataaatcaaaacaatcattttatttattatatatggtatataactaaatttcaatgacatggacatagatatatagtatattttaatataaatattttattattgagaatttatACTCAtgtgataaacacaaaatttctaatgtgcaatttttttaatgcaaatttcaaaattaaaatattaatgtttcAAAACTTTTCCAACACAATTTatgaaattatcatatttaaatatttttctatgttatatagtttaattttaaactatattaatatataatatgaatgtctagtaaaGGAGGATTCATATTCATACAAtgtgatcatttgtatcttgttattaccaaaaaaaattaaactattgatcacaaaattttagtgtgaggcatttaacgtttttagtaatttataatcattttaaaaattcaaaatataacatataagaaaaaaaaatttgtttattatatgcttaatgtggttgtttaatattttttaataatataaaattaaaaaaaaaggagctaagatacaaaaattattatcaaatatttattattgataatcattaattgtcatatatactttaaccaTATTAGAcaattttgtagcttttatttaaggcaagtgagaaaatattattttgcacaatatttatcaatttaatagttaatttaataaaaagcataatataagttaagatggaccaacatatttctttaagaattttgaatttcattttcatggtgacacgtggctacaaaacaatgttgtaatatttgtcaattaatttataaggGATATAACATTTCATCGTACAAAAAAAGCTGACAAACCTCGTGAGTATAAAGTAAtgatattataataaattaaatatttaatataaatttccgTAGGTAACGTTTTGATCCAAACTGAacacatacattaaaaactaagaaATGATATTGGCCCTACCGATTGCTATTCAAAGGTTCTTCAGCATAATACATAGCAAATCGCCTTTATATACCGAGTAAGGTTCTTCAGCTGTCAAACGATTCTTTCAATATCTGAACCTGAACCGTAGAGAAATGATGAACAAATCACaagagaattaaaaaaaaaaaatcatagaacGACAATACACGATGCATGTTTTCATtcgaaaaatatttgaaaatcatatcaatggaaaaaataattaatatacgGTTTGTTTATTATTGATGTTGGTTAAGACTTAAGATTCATTTTAATTTCAATTGAACCTAACCAAACTCAATCAATTTTTTTCGTTGTTTTAATGCTagaactaggataagacatgcgtcTTGCGCaaggtgagtttatttgtatatattatcgataatgttttttatatatttgatcattttatttatacatatataatgttatttgttatataactaccaacttatttttctaaggattttgaaattgattctcgtgatgacacgtgtcatggttcaaatgttgtaatgtttcttttttaatatataggggatattaaTAATACAATGCATTGGCCACAAAGACttaacaaacatatttttatggACCTGCCTCACACGATTATTAATATTTCCATCGGCAGCTTTCCcttgaaaaaaaatgataaaaaaaaaaaaattgtttaacatAAATACCAAAACTGGTAATGATTGATTTAACATATCCTTATATTAATTTGTGATATGAACCGGTTAAATTTTAAAGCAGTACTTTTTGAAACACATGAAACTCAAAAGTAATCTGCCTTTTTTATATACTTCACTTACAgtaataattacatgattttagaACAAAAATTCTCTAGAACAAATTGAAGAAAGACCTCCCAACCATTCATGCAAATAGACATAGTTATGACCCTTTAAACAATATCATAGtacatattataaagttttttttatcaagtgACTAAATTTTTCTGGTTAAACCACGTTTGCtacatatacaatataattaataaagttGATATGAGAAAATCAGGAAGATTAACTGAAACTTGTGTAGCATTATTCTATTACAGTGGTGAATGTTCTTATTAATCAAGGTAGATAATACTAACTAGCGATAATGTTCTTGTCAATAATTTTTGTAAGTGATGtagatttgtttattttcatacaTAATGCATAGAAAATTACATGCTCTATTTTTTACAAACTTGAAGTAAAATGAGAACATTTGATAGTTATCCCTATAAAACGTATTTGTAGACGTTATTAAATAGTTATGCTtacatgaaaagaaaaaaatatacgaTAAATAATACTGATTGATTACACTATGGTTTGACATAGCATAGGTGCACATGCCGTCTTATTTTTAGACTATGTATATGTGACTGTTGAAAATTGTATTTCGCTAGGGAGTTAATTTATAAACTATGATATTTCTTAATGTCTTATAGTTCTGCCACGTCAAACTTTAGAAGGCTTAAACAACTACCACATAATTCTGCCACGTCAGACTTTAGAAGGCTTAAACAACTGCAATATATAGAATATTATGATTGCTATACAATTCTTCAGTACTAAGCAATGAATTGCCTAATAATTCTATTGAAGATTAAAAAATACTTTGGCACTAAGCAATGAATTGCCTAATAATTAACTTTCATAGTAGTTAATGCAAATGAATGTATCACATTAATCTAACTATTACTTTATATAAAACTAGGGGGTAGTCCGCGAATCACgtggaatattgttttattagtATTACGTATAATTTTTTGGAAGATGTAATTATGTGGTCATCTTTATTTGTTAAGAGCattatttggtatttttattatgttatgtagtagtagatgataggttaatatattttgtgtttgtttttttaataatgtattGTTGTGTGTATAGTAAAACTTGTTAGTTGTAAAGTGATCATCTGATATAAagcatattgaatttcaataactttgcatttaGACATTTGTTGATTCAAAAATTA
The sequence above is drawn from the Brassica napus cultivar Da-Ae chromosome A8, Da-Ae, whole genome shotgun sequence genome and encodes:
- the LOC106358686 gene encoding probable WRKY transcription factor 10, whose product is MNDYDGNFMDDLSPLSSPRIREALAMLDQNENGLNPISKAFPQTHISPDPQSEQRSGGLRNRMVGFDIPSLEIESISPFANSFRNPILVPSPILVISPGFSLSPFLQSPNMLSNSSSQIIPPCPIPNDAPPETVESSGDAHATMIISNNNLPHQPIDVDLPTQGGSDDIPMEKSVYITSHESNVDPTGPPLVPSFDSDVVAEADFMNTISLESGSKDNDKDREYNQEEDKVKDHNVVIEPPSRKRKFQVNIE